A window of the Streptomyces griseochromogenes genome harbors these coding sequences:
- the dbpB gene encoding DGQHR domain-containing protein DpdB has translation MTENLIRRRALRIEQNPSIPLYLFALEAGEVDRVADVARISRDEAGKLLGYQRPEKKHHVKQILDYLDGEDVLFPNGLILALPSSVRFKGSRGPNTTDGLATIGTIEIPLPDSDDAPRPALIVDGQQRSLALARTKRSKLPITVAGFVAEDLEVQRDQFLRVNTVSPLPSNLVSELLPEVNTKLPTRLSARKLPSALVNALNQDSDSPFKGLIKQASTTGDRKSEAVVKDNSLISAIEESLSPSGVLFPYKNLSNGTTDTAAMRDILVVYWTAVRDTFPEAWGLSPAKSRLMHGVGIRSMGRLMDRIMDRVLLSAEVGSKDAYDKAMAELELVKPHCHWTKGRWPELNIPWNDLQNTPRHISTLSNVLIRIYLQSRMSAS, from the coding sequence GTGACAGAGAACCTGATCCGACGCAGAGCCCTGCGCATCGAGCAGAACCCCAGCATCCCCCTCTACCTCTTTGCCCTTGAAGCCGGAGAGGTAGATCGTGTGGCTGACGTCGCCCGAATCTCCCGTGACGAGGCCGGGAAGCTGCTCGGTTACCAGCGCCCTGAGAAGAAGCACCACGTCAAGCAGATTCTTGATTACCTGGACGGCGAAGACGTCCTCTTCCCGAACGGTCTCATCCTCGCCCTCCCCTCCTCGGTCCGCTTCAAGGGCAGCCGAGGGCCCAACACCACCGATGGCTTGGCAACCATCGGAACCATCGAGATTCCGCTACCGGATTCCGATGACGCACCCCGCCCTGCCCTGATCGTGGACGGGCAACAACGAAGCCTCGCCCTCGCACGCACGAAGCGGTCGAAGCTTCCTATCACCGTTGCAGGATTCGTCGCTGAGGACCTCGAAGTGCAACGCGACCAGTTCCTTCGAGTCAACACAGTGTCGCCGCTTCCCAGCAATCTGGTGTCAGAACTTCTGCCAGAGGTCAACACCAAGCTCCCCACTAGGCTGTCGGCTCGGAAACTTCCCTCCGCACTTGTCAATGCTCTAAACCAGGATAGCGACTCACCGTTCAAGGGGCTGATCAAGCAGGCCTCGACGACTGGGGACAGAAAATCTGAGGCCGTCGTCAAAGACAACAGCCTCATCTCCGCGATCGAGGAGTCACTTTCTCCCTCCGGAGTCCTCTTCCCGTACAAAAACCTCTCTAACGGAACCACAGACACCGCAGCGATGAGAGACATCCTCGTCGTCTACTGGACGGCTGTCAGGGATACTTTCCCGGAGGCGTGGGGCCTCTCGCCGGCAAAGAGTCGCCTCATGCATGGTGTCGGAATTAGGTCAATGGGGCGCCTCATGGACCGGATAATGGACCGTGTGCTGTTGAGTGCAGAAGTCGGGTCGAAAGACGCCTACGACAAGGCCATGGCAGAACTGGAACTGGTCAAGCCTCACTGCCACTGGACCAAGGGGCGCTGGCCAGAACTCAACATCCCATGGAACGACTTGCAAAACACACCCCGCCATATCAGCACTCTGTCAAACGTCTTGATCCGGATCTACCTTCAGTCGAGGATGAGCGCGTCGTGA
- the dbpB gene encoding DGQHR domain-containing protein DpdB yields the protein MADRYVLKVPALKVLQGSKEIYCFAVDGKKLHDFASVSRIRRDGQKQLQGYQRPEVLSHIRSIRRYLESEGAMLPNAVVLAFDERVTFEPAVRGSDVKYSIPGELIIPVDESLADDQKPAWLVDGQQRSAAIRDADLAEFPVAAVGFIASQEEQRSQFILVNSTKPLPKGLVYELLPETTGQLPRSYARRQLAARLMVLLNMSDGPFGGRISSPTSPNGNIKDNSVLKMLEYSIYEGALYQYRNATDGTGDEERMLAHLTAFWTPVADIFEDAWGKPPKESRLTHGVGIQAMGFVMDRLTTGTPVEKVKWDNVRRTLRALEDQVAWTSGTWKFSDGQEYGWNSLQNTMSHVRLLSSHLQALVTK from the coding sequence GTGGCCGACCGCTACGTGTTGAAGGTTCCCGCGCTCAAGGTGCTCCAAGGCAGCAAGGAGATCTACTGCTTCGCTGTCGACGGCAAGAAACTGCACGACTTCGCCTCCGTCTCGCGTATCCGCCGTGACGGCCAGAAGCAGTTGCAGGGATACCAGCGGCCCGAGGTCCTCAGCCACATCCGCTCGATCCGCCGCTACCTCGAGTCAGAGGGAGCGATGCTTCCCAACGCTGTTGTGCTGGCCTTCGACGAGCGGGTGACGTTCGAACCGGCCGTCCGCGGCAGTGACGTGAAGTACTCCATCCCCGGCGAGCTGATCATCCCAGTCGATGAGTCACTTGCTGACGACCAGAAGCCGGCCTGGCTGGTGGACGGGCAGCAGCGCAGTGCTGCCATCAGGGACGCCGACCTCGCAGAGTTCCCAGTCGCAGCCGTCGGCTTCATCGCGTCACAGGAGGAGCAGCGGTCGCAGTTCATCCTGGTCAACTCGACGAAGCCGCTCCCCAAGGGGCTTGTGTACGAACTACTGCCCGAGACCACCGGCCAGTTGCCGCGTTCGTACGCGCGACGCCAACTCGCCGCCCGGCTCATGGTCCTCCTGAACATGAGCGATGGACCCTTTGGCGGCAGGATCAGCAGCCCCACGTCGCCCAACGGCAACATCAAGGACAACAGTGTCCTCAAGATGCTGGAGTACAGCATCTACGAAGGCGCCTTGTACCAGTACCGCAACGCCACCGACGGTACGGGCGACGAAGAGCGGATGCTGGCTCACCTGACGGCCTTCTGGACGCCAGTGGCAGACATCTTCGAGGACGCGTGGGGGAAGCCGCCCAAGGAGTCGCGGCTGACCCACGGTGTCGGCATCCAGGCCATGGGCTTCGTCATGGACCGGCTGACTACGGGCACCCCGGTTGAAAAGGTCAAATGGGATAACGTTCGGCGCACCCTCCGAGCCCTGGAGGACCAGGTGGCCTGGACCTCCGGCACCTGGAAGTTCTCGGATGGTCAGGAGTACGGCTGGAACAGCCTCCAGAACACCATGAGCCACGTACGTCTGCTCAGCAGCCACCTTCAGGCTCTGGTCACGAAGTAG
- the dpdA gene encoding tRNA-guanine transglycosylase DpdA, translated as MKFYFPDSQDQISPGYDFINDEYPYHRVRQRDDLYAHQAVSPAPYDGILVSKAIVDGTVNGAGKYAGKYTTGQRDRLYRDGVSHFFGLPDTMRSLGDCGAFNYIDQEYPPYSIDEVLDFYYKCGFDSGISIDHVIFGYKPDLSEEDADPAWVKRREISLDLAEKFIEAVKSRNKLMPEGKKRLEPVGAAQGWSPDSYADSVSRLQEMGYKRIALGGMVPLKTPEIIACLERIAGVRKDGVEFHLLGITRVDSMERFVKFHVTSFDSTSAFRQAFMDERNNYHTADRSYMAIRVPQVDGNLALKRLILAGVVSQSEAIKAERECLKLLRQYDTDAGVEVQEVMDALRAYQSLLGDEKKLKKVEKYEATLTDRPWKHCPCDLCRKHKIEMVIFRGTERNKRRGFHNMTVLEAKMRKLPLT; from the coding sequence GTGAAGTTCTATTTCCCAGACAGTCAGGATCAAATCAGCCCCGGGTACGATTTCATCAACGACGAATACCCGTATCATCGAGTCCGACAGAGGGACGATCTGTACGCCCACCAAGCGGTGAGTCCGGCGCCGTACGACGGGATACTGGTCAGCAAGGCCATCGTAGACGGAACGGTAAACGGCGCCGGAAAATACGCCGGAAAGTACACTACTGGACAGCGGGACCGACTCTATCGAGACGGAGTGAGCCACTTCTTTGGGCTGCCCGACACGATGAGAAGCCTCGGGGACTGCGGGGCATTCAACTACATTGATCAAGAGTACCCGCCGTACAGTATTGATGAAGTCCTCGACTTCTACTATAAATGCGGTTTCGACTCGGGAATCAGTATTGACCACGTGATCTTTGGTTACAAGCCCGACCTTTCCGAGGAGGACGCCGATCCGGCATGGGTGAAGCGTCGCGAGATTTCTCTTGATTTGGCGGAAAAGTTCATCGAGGCTGTCAAGAGCCGCAACAAGCTGATGCCGGAGGGGAAGAAGAGGCTTGAGCCCGTGGGTGCGGCTCAGGGCTGGAGTCCGGACAGTTACGCGGACAGTGTCTCCAGGCTTCAGGAGATGGGATACAAGAGGATCGCGCTAGGTGGCATGGTCCCGCTGAAGACACCGGAAATCATTGCATGCCTCGAGCGAATCGCCGGCGTTCGCAAGGACGGCGTTGAATTTCATCTGCTAGGCATCACTCGCGTCGATAGCATGGAACGGTTCGTCAAATTCCATGTCACCAGCTTCGACAGCACATCGGCGTTCCGTCAAGCCTTCATGGACGAGCGGAACAACTATCACACGGCTGACCGCTCATACATGGCGATCAGGGTTCCCCAGGTCGATGGAAATCTCGCCCTCAAGCGACTGATCCTGGCCGGGGTGGTTTCACAATCCGAGGCCATCAAGGCTGAACGAGAATGCCTCAAGTTGCTTCGCCAGTACGACACAGACGCCGGCGTCGAAGTGCAGGAAGTCATGGATGCTCTGCGCGCGTACCAGTCCCTTCTCGGCGACGAGAAGAAGCTGAAGAAGGTCGAAAAGTACGAGGCCACCCTCACTGACCGCCCCTGGAAGCACTGCCCGTGCGATCTGTGCAGGAAGCACAAGATCGAGATGGTTATTTTCCGTGGAACGGAGCGAAACAAGCGCCGCGGATTCCATAACATGACGGTACTCGAAGCCAAGATGCGCAAGCTGCCGCTCACATAA